From one Verrucomicrobiota bacterium genomic stretch:
- the kdsB gene encoding 3-deoxy-manno-octulosonate cytidylyltransferase, whose protein sequence is MRILGIIPARYASTRFPGKALHPIAGKPLVQHVVERCRLAKSLSEVIVATDDARIADVGRIFCRVEMTREDHPSGSDRIAEVAARCECDAVINVQGDEPLIDPAVIDAVAGALATCEMSTAATPIRRVEDYDNPNVVKVVVSAAGRALYFSRRTIPFVRDAAGRSAGEQLAAFPFLKHLGIYGYRRESLLRLVRCPVSPLEAAERLEQLRALECGIPIAVVRVDYDSVGVDAPGDVARAEAMLAVGT, encoded by the coding sequence GTGCGAATTCTCGGCATCATCCCAGCGCGTTACGCCTCGACGAGGTTTCCCGGCAAGGCGCTGCACCCCATCGCAGGCAAGCCGCTCGTGCAGCACGTGGTGGAGCGATGCAGGCTGGCGAAGTCGTTGAGCGAAGTGATCGTGGCGACGGATGACGCCCGAATCGCCGACGTGGGGCGAATCTTCTGCCGCGTGGAGATGACGCGGGAGGACCACCCGAGCGGCTCGGACCGCATCGCGGAAGTTGCCGCGCGCTGCGAATGCGACGCGGTGATCAACGTGCAGGGCGACGAACCGCTGATTGATCCGGCGGTGATTGACGCGGTGGCCGGCGCGCTGGCGACGTGCGAGATGAGCACGGCCGCGACCCCGATTCGCAGGGTCGAGGATTACGACAATCCAAACGTCGTGAAAGTCGTTGTCAGCGCGGCCGGGCGCGCCTTATATTTTTCCCGGCGCACGATTCCGTTTGTGCGAGATGCCGCCGGCCGTTCCGCGGGTGAACAACTGGCGGCGTTTCCGTTTTTGAAGCACCTCGGGATCTACGGTTACCGGCGCGAGTCGCTGCTGAGGCTGGTGCGCTGCCCGGTTTCGCCGCTCGAGGCGGCCGAAAGGCTGGAGCAGTTGCGCGCGCTTGAGTGCGGCATCCCGATCGCCGTCGTGCGCGTGGATTACGACAGCGTGGGCGTGGATGCGCCGGGGGATGTGGCGCGGGCCGAGGCGATGCTGGCGGTTGGAACATGA